A single region of the Stegostoma tigrinum isolate sSteTig4 chromosome 36, sSteTig4.hap1, whole genome shotgun sequence genome encodes:
- the map1aa gene encoding microtubule-associated protein 1A isoform X1 encodes MATAAGEAMLPAAPEQRAAAAEQSPDQVQHHGQRPQSPAPCNLHTYSVLIVVGEIATDSQLRSAILHVEQGLRSWDVDLTSFNLDQQLRLFVTRHSAQFSAETRGQKTLHHRSDILETVVLVNPAEYTVASEVHSLVTDPSRHKLLVLCGQTSDQGDLILQTGTYSFQRFIETFADPEVTEVLSSTDLDTKACITIWHSGDGDWSDLKRHSLQGFISIKVNPAPMLPEMDGVSEFTEYLTESVEVPSPFDLLEPPTSGGFLKLSKPCCYIFPGGRGDSALFAVNGFNILVDGGSERKSCFWKLVRHLDRIDSILLTHIGADNLPGINGLLQRKIAEQDEEQSQGSTTYSDWIKNLISPELGVVFFNVPDKLKMHESSMKIKRSIEEACLTLQYLTKLGVKPEPLNRIVGATIDPIPLFHKMGVGRLDMYILNPVKDSKEMQFLMQKWAGNSKAKTGIMLPNGKEGEISVPYLTSITALVVWHPANPTEKIVRVLFPGNAPQNKILEGLEKLKHLDFLKYPVATQKDLSAGVTTPIVKQTKMRQRTDSKESLKSSPKPSVARAARKEEPAEEALPKQPEVKTEEVKEDKPEKKEEKKAKSEVEKATTDAIKTEKKKLIKEKTVKKHTKDKLAKSEEKKDKEKKEIKKERREVKKEDAKREEKKEVKKDEKKKEKEAKKESKKSVKTDLKPFTPEVRKTLHKVKGPGKKIDSSKTKAAKEATATEQKLEPSAPGALTAEQAASQLQEERSIMSSPEDLTKDFEQLRNEEAGMVEAVSVEPGKGPVPVEDTTPLGGEFLPDALVPSPQQDMIIAPTVTDAKIPLLSPDEGINTTDVEGEPPHKEQVVGRPEPATAERFEDEVAGMEESLEMSELEEKVVRMEKDKESFVKDRLKVQLGEEKDHIVEEQDKTPEKPEREVGRKDEVEEMEKCERYIETLGVKEQVEESEGEEVVEKAELEETVEGAEEDKVKIKEKEAVFDEDLKTKLQVSDKPLQDIAEDEKPPTEKKEISTPGDKGAESKEELTAAPQPTPVGAATEPISYIQDETIPGYSETEQTISDEEIHDEQEDQMSHLKYEVDTYDISVPDDTRSFDTVHGMKEMKALSAADTGAKGFAREEPVVIVYPSEIVAAPLAEEEHISSAASITECDKLSSFATSVAEDQSVASVTAPQTEETAKSSLLLDTVNSMASSRTEATQGRDYVPSAGTISPTSSLEEDKYFKSPPSEDFHPVAEVAKTEEEEEEYEDQTPNVEVPTQLRDQYASMFPEKSAPAPYLLGEYITDGHSADFQSTEQKPKPSLHFEADLPESDDKCISPDDSTVKMASPTQSGPTSAGHTPFHQSPVEERTDSVEAELIEQVPEQTSLLPDKLAPSKDTMLPSSHQSPVSDLPMKPELFREHFLPYSPIVLDSDAYEPELTSKEKMLHEQELRATEKMEKDAHETEHAPTEKLERDVQEKKPTPDKATEPEIKPADTRTHKEEFLEKKVEIGKVVEEKPVFGEQAPTGIPELEPADAEMMVSKILEHKPGTIEKLETRDLEKKSTDAEKGATEAAEKQLADSDIVVRLEEEKSSVDAGKVEREELGKRTGDVGKVEKDDLEKKPGDVGIMEKEDFEKKIGDVGKVEKEDVEKKIGNIEIIGKEDLKKKVEDVGKVEKEDFEKKIGDVGIMEKGDLEKKPGDVGKLEKEDLAKKAIDLEKKIGDVGIMEKVDVEKKPEGVGKVEKEDAEKSIEDVAKMGKEDVEKKPGEVGKVEKEDVETKIGDVEIMRKEDLEKKPKDVAKVEKQDFEKKIGDVEKEDLEKKPGDVGKQEKEDLAEKPVDLEKKTGDVAKMEREDVEKKPEDVGKVEKEDVEKKIGDVAKMGKEDVEKKPEDVGKVEKEDVEKKIGDVAKMGKEDVEKKPEDVGKVEKEDVEKKIGDVAKMGKEDVEKKPEDVGKVEKEDAEKKIGDVAKMEKEDVEKKPEDVEKMEKIEAQKKSIEVELLTREEIKKVEKEDFAKKSDDVEKMDKEIPEKKTPDAMKEKKETEETKVMDKEKLGKDILMSELVDSTKPTEDKIPAEAEKMEKCVQEKEDLMEKGVKDIPQKEVEAVKEQSTTEKFLTDTPEKEHATKDGERPDSFKSTYSPTDTPVSSIGETRGVQKDKTEMLCESVYSSEDEDLPVIMESKTILADQLPLTTEKTAMPKSEGDLSVKPTVPKDVSPVDYQSVPVDKITPTEVKEHDWLQSETSLHLQTKPATDSDLPKTGAKSEIQENECIHLAEEKTTERLEIWETDSAHTSPEEEQKSPSEIGSLSASETEPISTYAQPAFDSTRWDPPSYQSQYYVEKDSAVPTLESCLTKSSSLKDSLTEKKVVMGSQHKHSSYEAEKRESPSELDYSWTVGKGPESEHAAMFEKELDLPQELKPSVPFPPEPERSQTRAEQLVTAVSMMGRVAEESIKKPTGESFTKEGKQLDSFTGDAVFKDEERALGQKDVYPPPSEYEYADILREREVVSSSRLTHHPPEAFGDPLLLLDYQPASQKATSPSPAAEVDSRTALEDISSAKAPEAGRKAFTYTEIDEKVTALGLENLAKSQREAESRDFDYLSRERELPFEMTWEAGQPRMDSAPTQKDLSPCSFPPEEPTMKPPLSEGEPRAEESVCCTEIPDVHGPPSPTLKEASLSALGQGKGWELSETTVEAGQDGQAKADLVHRPAQLEDREIPAQSIIESEDRSTPSLPYTEIPHLDVTALGSSIEYTSMGQREPDSNILGYYEKEADESSSDSELEKGAKEKSEKESPLGKSHPEKEQGASYSEMQEVGGIAVCPSVGQQPWGYTLSTVGSVPKQCGHEETQKELQLPKSEKEQLTSSGEEKDVLCPGDLAGFSHGLKHPPTDGSDAGHQEQVRSQPQMFPFTEPRGTVPSEEVGKDPEETRLREGQVQPIPDDLCLGRDQESLGSIQQSPPAVLAESWTTKSKCPELESVKHSGAPCEYSSFMEERPFLAAPLQDSRIKDEYLEVSPKGESLMSLPSPFVECKPFPQADPGEPSGAKLEEGHCASAQPQQSSLQPPLPSCATTVLPGTPGEAKGRSLDEVSALVPADEAASQSEEAEDLLPLPVEHGSAYLCDIEDSTLSCRVECQRSEASPSARETTLEKVVVPSEVGQLLEESRAAQPLTLFQPPPPTQQLPATSNGPTEMSFSPLSAQGTPEKDRDSFSTSAMSGDKSSPGSEHGKSCSEDEAECLVRPSSLTSADQTFRPFLPDAQRGSMAGDQGDAAHELEGCPGAMSDHKLGFTSSEYKHQKDELSPSFINPSPHELSDDDDDGHSQDDVRTSVQKHCAPQLLGNQPHVTLGEETPPTSGSESFPLNSDSDVPPETEECPSITADAAIDSDEDADYLPVDKTTGSAHHSAARPGLDPPPAPLVDPQPHPPQPDVCMVDPDVLANEQNISKAERLMKKDLKDKVKSTKKTMNKSKSASPGRKVELKGKQPAAPARPSPAKDSAEKSPKAASTKKKEKEPSEKVRASRASDVHVSRADDRDDISRSSQPSMGKAMVNGIKSNSASTNSKPSSTVPPGPPVYVDLAYIPNHCSGKNVDLEFFKRVRSSYYVVSGNDPGSGEPSRAVLDALLEGKAQWGNNLQVTLIPTHDTEVTREWYQQTHERQQELNVMVLASSSTVVMQDESFPACKIEF; translated from the exons GTCAGAAGACACTTCACCACAGGAGTGACATCCTAGAGACGGTGGTCCTAGTTAATCCTGCTGAATACACAGTGGCCTCTGAG GTTCACTCACTCGTGACAGACCCGTCTCGCCACAAGCTTTTGGTACTGTGCGGACAGACCTCCGACCAGGGAGACCTCATTCTGCAGACCGGAACCTACTCTTTTCAAAGATTCATTGAGACTTTCGCAGACCCAGAG GTCACAGAAGTGCTGAGCAGTACTGACCTTGACACCAAGGCCTGCATTACCATTTGGCACTCTGGAGACGGAGACTGGAGCGATCTCAAACGACACAGCCTGCAGGGTTTCATCAGCATCAAAGTGAACCCTGCCCCCATGCTGCCGGAGATGGACGGCGTCTCCGAGTTTACCGAATACCTCACAGAGTCGGTGGAGGTTCCCTCGCCCTTTGACCTGCTAGAACCTCCGACCTCGGGGGGCTTCCTCAAGTTGTCCAAACCTTGCTGCTACATCTTCCCCGGGGGGAGGGGCGACTCAGCACTTTTTGCCGTGAACGGGTTCAACATCCTCGTGGATGGAGGGTCCGAGAGGAAGTCCTGCTTCTGGAAGCTGGTCCGTCACTTGGACAGGATTGACTCCATACTGCTGACACACATAGGTGCTGACAATTTACCTGGAATTAATGGACTGCTCCAGAGAAAGATTGCTGAACAGGATGAGGAGCAATCCCAAGGGTCCACCACGTACAGTGACTGGATCAAGAACCTTATCTCCCCTGAGTTGGGAGTGGTTTTTTTCAATGTGCCTGACAAATTAAAGATGCATGAATCCTCTATGAAGATTAAAAGGAGCATTGAAGAGGCTTGTCTAACATTACAGTACTTGACCAAACTAGGTGTTAAACCAGAACCCCTCAACAGGATTGTCGGTGCCACAATTGACCCCATCCCATTGTTTCACAAGATGGGAGTTGGCAGGTTAGATATGTATATTCTCAACCCAGTGAAAGACAGCAAGGAAATGCAGTTCCTGATGCAGAAGTGGGCAGGCAACAGTAAAGCAAAGACTGGCATCATGCTACCAAATGGCAAGGAAGGAGAGATTTCAGTCCCTTATCTCACATCCATCACGGCTCTAGTTGTGTGGCACCCTGCCAATCCCACAGAGAAGATAGTCCGCGTCCTGTTCCCGGGCAATGCCCCCCAGAATAAAATCTTGGAAGGGCTGGAGAAACTGAAACACCTGGACTTCCTCAAATACCCAGTCGCCACTCAGAAGGACCTTTCTGCTGGTGTGACAACTCCCATAGTGAAGCAGACCAAAATGAGACAAAGGACAGACAGCAAAGAGAGCCTCAAATCTTCGCCCAAGCCTTCGGTGGCCAGGGCAGCGAGGAAGGAGGAACCAGCGGAGGAGGCGCTCCCAAAACAGCCGGAGGTTAAGACAGAAGAAGTGAAGGAGGACAAAccagaaaagaaagaggagaagAAGGCAAAATCTGAAGTGGAGAAAGCAACGACAGATGcaatcaaaacagaaaagaagAAGCTGATCAAGGAGAAAACTGTCAAAAAACACACCAAAGACAAATTGGCCAAATCAGAAGAAAAGAAGGACAAGGAGAAAAAGGAGATCAAAAAGGAAAGGAGGGAGGTGAAGAAGGAAGATGcaaaaagggaagagaaaaaggaggtgaagaaagatgagaaaaagaaggaaaaagaggCCAAGAAGGAATCTAAGAAATCAGTCAAAACTGATTTAAAGCCGTTCACGCCTGAGGTGAGGAAAACGTTACACAAGGTGAAAGGGCCAGGGAAGAAAATCGACTCCAGTAAAACCAAAGCAGCAAAAGAGGCCACCGCCACCGAGCAAAAGCTTGAGCCCTCGGCTCCTGGTGCCCTGACAGCTGAGCAAGCGGCCTCCCAGTTACAGGAGGAGAGGTCCATCATGTCGTCGCCAGAGGATCTGACCAAGGATTTTGAACAGCTGAGAAACGAAGAGGCAGGGATGGTGGAGGCTGTCTCGGTGGAGCCAGGCAAAGGCCCTGTCCCTGTAGAAGATACAACTCCTTTGGGAGGGGAGTTCCTTCCTGATGCGTTAGTGCCTAGCCCTCAGCAGGACATGATCATAGCACCGACCGTTACCGATGCAAAGATCCCTCTTCTATCTCCAGATGAAGGGATCAACACAACTGATGTAGAGGGAGAACCACCACACAAAGAACAGGTTGTTGGCCGACCTGAACCTGCCACAGCAGAGAGGTTTGAGGATGAAGTTGCAGGAATGGAGGAATCATTGGAAATGAGCGAATTGGAAGAGAAGGTGGTAAGGATGGAGAAGGATAAAGAGAGTTTCGTTAAGGATAGGCTCAAAGTTCAACTTGGTGAAGAAAAAGACCACATTGTTGAGGAACAAGACAAAACACCAGAAAAACCAGAGAGAGAGGTCGGAAGGAAGGATGAAGTAGAAGAAATGGAAAAGTGTGAGAGATACATTGAAACGTTGGGAGTAAAGGAGCAGGTGGAGGAGAGCGAGGGAGAAGAGGTGGTGGAGAAAGCAGAACTGGAAGAAACAGTGGAAGGTGCAGAAGAAGATAAGGTCAAAATCAAAGAGAAAGAAGCAGTGTTTGATGAAGACCTTAAAACCAAGCTTCAAGTCAGTGACAAACCACTCCAGGATATCGCTGAAGATGAAAAGCCTCCAACAGAGAAAAAGGAAATTTCAACACCAGGGGACAAAGGTGCTGAGAGTAAGGAAGAGCTAACAGCAGCTCCCCAGCCAACACCAGTGGGGGCGGCCACTGAACCAATCTCATACATTCAGGACGAGACCATTCCGGGCTATTCTGAGACTGAGCAAACTATTTCTGACGAGGAAATTCATGACGAGCAGGAAGATCAGATGTCACACCTGAAGTATGAAGTGGACACTTATGACATCTCTGTGCCTGATGACACGCGGTCATTCGACACGGTCCATGGGATGAAGGAGATGAAGGCTTTGTCAGCAGCTGACACGGGGGCCAAGGGTTTTGCCAGAGAGGAGCCTGTCGTCATTGTGTACCCCTCGGAGATTGTTGCTGCCCCACTCGCTGAAGAGGAGCACATCTCCTCTGCTGCTTCCATCACCGAGTGTGACAAGCTTTCTTCCTTTGCTACCTCGGTGGCAGAAGACCAATCAGTGGCGTCGGTAACCGCGCCCCAGACCGAGGAGACAGCAAAGAGTTCCCTGCTGTTGGACACAGTCAACAGCATGGCCTCCTCCAGGACCGAGGCCACTCAAGGCAGGGACTATGTCCCATCTGCAGGCACGATATCGCCCACCTCCTCTCTGGAGGAGGACAAATACTTCAAATCTCCACCCTCTGAAGATTTCCACCCTGTGGCCGAAGTTGCGAAgactgaggaggaggaagaagaataTGAAGACCAGACGCCAAATGTGGAGGTCCCGACACAGCTAAGAGACCAATACGCATCGATGTTTCCAGAAAAGAGCGCACCAGCTCCCTACTTACTGGGTGAATACATTACTGACGGCCACAGTGCTGACTTCCAAAGCACTGAGCAGAAACCTAAGCCTTCCTTACACTTTGAGGCAGACTTGCCCGAAAGCGATGACAAATGCATCAGCCCAGACGATAGCACGGTGAAAATGGCCTCGCCAACTCAATCAGGACCAACTAGTGCTGGACATACGCCATTCCATCAGTCACCGGTTGAGGAAAGAACAGACTCTGTTGAGGCAGAACTCATTGAACAGGTTCCAGAGCAAACCTCCCTACTCCCCGACAAGCTGGCACCGAGCAAAGACACAATGCTACCTAGTTCTCATCAGAGTCCTGTTAGTGACCTGCCAATGAAACCTGAGCTATTCAGGGAACATTTCTTGCCCTATTCACCTATTGTCCTGGACTCCGATGCCTATGAGCCTGAGCTGACTTCAAAAGAGAAAATGCTCCACGAGCAGGAGTTGCGAGCAACAGAAAAAATGGAGAAAGACGCCCATGAGACTGAACATGCGCCAACTGAGAAACTGGAGAGAGATGTTCAGGAGAAAAAGCCTACCCCAGACAAAGCGACAGAACCAGAAATAAAACCAGCAGATACCCGAACACACAAGGAAGAGTTCTTGGAGAAAAAAGTGGAAATTGGAAAAGTTGTGGAGGAGAAGCCTGTTTTTGGAGAACAGGCACCAACAGGGATCCCAGAGCTCGAACCAGCAGATGCTGAAATGATGGTGTCCAAGATTCTGGAGCACAAACCTGGAACCATTGAAAAACTGGAAACTAGGGACTTGGAGAAAAAATCTACTGATGCTGAAAAAGGGGCAACAGAAGCTGCAGAAAAGCAACTTGCAGATTCCGATATTGTGGTTAGATTGGAGGAAGAAAAATCATCTGTCGATGCTGGAAAAGTGGAAAGAGAGGAATTGGGAAAGAGAACTGGAGATGTTGGAAAAGTAGAAAAAGATGATTTGGAAAAGAAACCTGGCGATGTTGGAATAATGGAAAAAGAAGactttgaaaagaaaataggAGATGTGGGAAAAGTAGAAAAAGAggatgtggaaaaaaaaattgggaatatTGAAATAATTGGAAAAGAGGATTTGAAGAAGAAAGTGGAAGATGTTGGAAAAGTTGAAAAAGAAgactttgaaaagaaaattggagATGTTGGAATAATGGAAAAGGGGGATTTGGAAAAGAAGCCTGGAGATGTTGGAAAGCTGGAAAAAGAGGATTTGGCAAAGAAGGCAATagatttggaaaagaaaattggaGATGTTGGAATAATGGAaaaagtggatgtggaaaagaaaCCTGAAGGTGTTGGGAAAGTAGAAAAAGAGGATGCGGAAAAGAGCATTGAAGACGTTGCAAAAATGGGAAAAGAGGATGTGGAAAAGAAACCTGGGGAAGTGGGAAAAGTAGAAAAAGAGGATGTGGAAACGAAAATTGGAGATGTTGAAATTATGAGAAAAGAGGATTTGGAGAAAAAACCCAAAGATGTTGCAAAAGTAGAAAAACAAGACTTTGAAAAGAAAATCGGAGACGTAGAAAAAGAGGATTTGGAAAAGAAACCTGGAGACGTTGGAAAGCAGGAAAAAGAGGACCTGGCAGAAAAGCCAGTAGATTTGGAAAAGAAAACTGGAGACGTTGCAAAAATGGAAAGAGAGGATGTGGAAAAGAAACCTGAAGATGTTGGGAAAGTAGAAAAAGAGGATGTGGAAAAGAAAATTGGAGACGTTGCAAAAATGGGAAAAGAGGATGTGGAAAAGAAACCTGAAGATGTTGGGAAAGTAGAAAAAGAGGATGTGGAAAAGAAAATTGGAGACGTTGCAAAAATGGGAAAAGAGGATGTGGAAAAGAAACCTGAAGATGTTGGGAAAGTAGAAAAAGAGGATGTGGAAAAGAAAATTGGAGACGTTGCAAAAATGGGAAAAGAGGATGTGGAAAAGAAACCTGAAGATGTTGGAAAAGTTGAAAAGGAGGATGCGGAAAAGAAAATTGGAGACGTTGCAAAAATGGAAAAAGAGGATGTGGAAAAGAAACCTGAAGATGTTGAAAAGATGGAAAAAATTGAAGCTCAGAAAAAATCAATTGAAGTTGAACTGTTGACCAGAGAGGAAATCAAGAAAGTGGAAAAGGAGGACTTTGCAAAGAAATCTGATGATGTTGAGAAGATGGATAAGGAGATACCAGAGAAGAAAACTCCAGATGCCATGAAGGAGAAAAAAGAGACTGAGGAAACCAAAGTTATGGATAAAGAAAAATTGGGCAAAGATATATTAATGAGTGAACTTGTGGATTCTACTAAGCCCACAGAAGACAAGATCCCTGCAGAGgctgagaaaatggaaaagtGTGTGCAGGAAAAGGAAGACTTGATGGAAAAAGGGGTTAAAGACATCCCTCAGAAGGAAGTTGAAGCTGTGAAAGAACAATCAACAACTGAAAAATTTCTCACCGATACCCCAGAGAAGGAGCATGCAACAAAAGATGGTGAGCGACCAGACAGTTTCAAGTCTACATATTCCCCAACTGATACACCAGTAAGCTCCATCGGTGAGACACGAGGTGTACAAAAAGATAAAACAGAAATGCTGTGTGAGTCAGTCTATTCATCGGAAGATGAAGATCTACCTGTGATTATGGAAAGTAAGACAATACTTGCAGATCAGTTACCACTGACTACAGAAAAGACAGCCATGCCAAAAAGTGAGGGGGACCTTTCTGTGAAGCCAACAGTTCCTAAGGACGTTTCACCCGTAGACTATCAGAGTGTTCCGGTGGATAAAATTACACCCACAGAAGTAAAGGAACATGATTGGTTACAATCAGAGACTTCTCTACATCTTCAGACTAAACCTGCAACAGACTCTGATTTACCCAAAACGGGAGCAAAGTCAGAAATTCAGGAAAATGAATGCATCCACCTTGCAGAAGAGAAGACAACAGAGCGTCTAGAAATATGGGAAACAGACAGCGCACACACCAGCCCAGAAGAAGAGCAGAAATCGCCTTCAGAGATTGGAAGTCTCTCAGCAAGTGAGACTGAACCAATCAGCACGTACGCACAACCTGCCTTCGACTCCACTCGGTGGGATCCACCTTCCTACCAATCGCAATATTATGTGGAAAAGGACTCTGCCGTTCCAACTCTGGAATCCTGTTTAACCAAGTCATCTTCACTGAAGGATTCACTCACTGaaaagaaggtggtgatggggaGCCAGCACAAGCATTCTTCCTATGAAGCTGAAAAGCGAGAATCTCCCAGTGAGCTTGATTACTCTTGGACTGTAGGGAAAGGGCCTGAATCTGAGCATGCAGCAATGTTTGAAAAGGAACTTGACCTACCCCAGGAGCTGAAGCCTTCGGTTCCATTTCCTCCCGAACCCGAACGTTCTCAGACTCGCGCAGAGCAACTTGTTACTGCTGTTTCCATGATGGGACGTGTGGCTGAAGAGTCGATCAAGAAACCAACTGGGGAGAGCTTCACAAAAGAAGGGAAGCAACTGGACAGTTTTACAGGTGATGCTGTGTTTAAAGACGAGGAGCGAGCCCTGGGGCAAAAGGACGTCTATCCTCCCCCTAGTGAGTATGAGTACGCAGAtattttgagagaaagagaggtcgTGAGTTCCAGTAGGTTAACTCACCATCCACCTGAAGCATTCGGAGATCCGTTATTACTGTTAGACTACCAGCCTGCATCCCAGAAAGCAACTAGCCCCTCGCCTGCTGCAGAAGTTGACTCCAGGACTGCGCTGGAAGATATTTCATCAGCCAAGGCCCCTGAAGCTGGGAGGAAAGCCTTCACCTACACAGAGATCGATGAGAAAGTCACTGCTCTGGGCCTTGAAAACCTGGCAAAGTCTCAGAGGGAAGCGGAATCGAGAGATTTTGACTACCTCTCCCGGGAGAGAGAGCTGCCCTTCGAAATGACCTGGGAGGCTGGGCAGCCTAGAATGGACTCAGCACCCACGCAGAAAGATCTATCGCCTTGTAGCTTTCCACCAGAGGAACCAACCATGAAGCCTCCACTTTCGGAAGGTGAGCCGAGAGCTGAAGAGTCGGTTTGCTGTACGGAAATTCCAGACGTGCATGGACCTCCATCTCCAACGTTGAAAGAAGCCTCGCTGAGTGCGTTGGGGCAAGGAAAGGGTTGGGAGCTCTCTGAAACAACAGTGGAAGCTGGTCAGGATGGGCAAGCCAAAGCAGACTTAGTGCATCGTCCTGCTCAGCTCGAAGACAGAGAGATCCCAGCTCAAAGCATCATAGAGTCAGAAGACAGGTCCACCCCATCACTGCCTTATACTGAGATCCCACATTTAGACGTTACTGCCTTAGGGAGCAGCATTGAATACACCTCAATGGGGCAAAGAGAACCAGATTCAAATATCCTGGGCTATTATGAGAAGGAAGCCGATGAAAGCAGCAGCGACTCGGAGTTAGAGAAAGGTGCCAAAGAGAAATCCGAGAAAGAATCTCCATTGGGAAAATCTCACCCAGAAAAGGAGCAGGGTGCTTCCTACTCGGAAATGCAGGAAGTGGGTGGGATCGCTGTGTGCCCCAGTGTTGGCCAGCAGCCGTGGGGGTACACATTGAGTACAGTAGGCAGTGTCCCCAAACAATGTGGCCATGAGGAGACTCAGAAGGAGCTGCAGCTACCGAAATCCGAGAAAGAGCAGCTTACTTCCAGCGGTGAGGAAAAGGATGTCTTGTGCCCCGGCGATCTCGCAGGCTTTTCCCACGGACTAAAGCACCCTCCTACCGACGGCAGCGATGCAGGGCATCAAGAGCAAGTCAGATCCCAGCCACAAATGTTCCCCTTCACCGAGCCTCGGGGCACGGTGCCATCCGAAGAGGTAGGGAAAGATCCTGAAGAAACCAGACTCCGGGAGGGACAGGTGCAGCCAATTCCGGACGATCTCTGCCTTGGCCGGGATCAGGAGTCTCTCGGATCTATTCAGCAGTCCCCACCTGCTGTTCTCGCAGAGTCGTGGACAACAAAATCCAAATGCCCAGAGCTGGAGAGTGTAAAGCATTCCGGGGCTCCATGTGAATATTCCTCCTTTATGGAGGAGAGACCGTTCCTGGCTGCACCGTTACAAGACAGCAGGATAAAGGATGAATACTTGGAGGTGTCGCCAAAAGGTGAATCTCTAATGTCACTTCCGAGTCCATTTGTGGAATGTAAACCATTCCCACAGGCCGATCCAGGGGAGCCGAGCGGTGCAAAGTTGGAGGAAGGTCACTGTGCCTCAGCTCAGCCCCAACAATCCTCCCTCCAGCCTCCCTTGCCTTCCTGCGCCACCACGGTTTTGCCGGGAACTCCCGGTGAAGCCAAAGGGAGAAGCCTGGATGAGGTCTCTGCCCTGGTCCCAGCAGACGAGGCAGCCTCCCAGTCTGAGGAAGCGGAGGACCTCTTGCCTCTGCCCGTGGAACATGGCTCAGCTTACCTGTGTGACATTGAAGACTCCACGCTATCCTGTCGGGTGGAATGCCAACGGTCAGAGGCCTCTCCCTCTGCGCGCGAAACAAcactggagaaggtagtggtgccATCGGAGGTTGGGCAGCTGCTGGAGGAAAGCAGGGCAGCTCAGCCGCTGACCCTGTTCCAACCCCCTCCTCCAACTCAGCAGTTGCCAGCCACCAGCAATGGCCCGACGGAGATGAGCTTCAGCCCCCTGTCGGCGCAGGGCACCCCGGAGAAAGATCGAGACTCCTTCAGCACCTCAGCAATGTCAGGCGACAAAAGCAGCCCGGGCTCCGAGCACGGAAAATCTTGCTCCGAGGACGAGGCAGAGTGTCTAGTCCGGCCGTCCTCTCTCACCTCCGCTGACCAGACCTTCCGGCCCTTTCTGCCGGATGCTCAGAGGGGCAGCATGGCAGGTGACCAGGGGGACGCTGCCCATGAGTTGGAAGGGTGCCCGGGGGCGATGTCTGACCACAAGCTGGGCTTCACCTCGAGCGAGTACAAGCACCAGAAGGACGAGCTCTCGCCCTCATTCATCAACCCGAGCCCCCACGAGCTGTCCGACGACGATGACGACGGCCATTCCCAGGACGATGTCCGTACCTCGGTCCAGAAGCACTGCGCCCCCCAGCTGTTGGGTAACCAACCCCATGTGACCCTGGGTGAAGAAACGCCGCCTACCTCAGGCAGCGAATCATTCCCCTTGAACTCTGACTCTGATGTCCCCCCTGAAACCGAGGAgtgtccctcaatcactgctgATGCTGCCATTGACTCTGACGAAGATGCAGACTACCTTCCTGTTGACAAGACCACTGGCTCAGCTCACCATTCAGCTGCGCGACCAGGCCTTGACCCACCACCTGCTCCCTTGGTGGACCCTCAGCCTCACCCCCCACAGCCGGACGTCTGCATGGTCGATCCAGATGTCCTGGCCAACGAGCAGAACATCAGCAAGGCGGAACGACTGATGAAGAAGGACCTGAAAGACAAGGTGAAGAGCACAAAGAAAACGATGAACAAGTCGAAGTCGGCGTCTCCCGGacggaaagtggagttgaaggggAAGCAGCCGGCAGCCCCTGCCAGGCCGTCTCCAGCCAAAGACTCCGCTGAGAAATCGCCGAAGGCAGCTTCGACAAAGAAGAAGGAGAAAGAGCCGTCTGAAAAAGTGCGAGCCTCCAGGGCAAGCGATGTTCACGTGTCCCGGGCCGATGACCGAGACGATATCTCCAGGTCCAGCCAGCCCAGCATGGGCAAGGCTATGGTCAATGGGATCAAGTCAAATTCAG CCTCTACCAACTCCAAGCCCAGCTCGACAGTGCCCCCAGGCCCTCCAGTGTACGTGGACCTGGCCTACATTCCCAACCACTGCAGCGGGAAGAACGTAGACCTGGAATTCTTCAAACGTGTCCGATCCTCCTATTACGTGGTGAGCGGGAATGACCCTGGGAGTGGAGAACCAAGCAGAGCTGTGCTGGATGCCCTTTTGGAAGGAAAGGCCCAATGGGGCAACAATCTTCAG GTGACTCTAATACCAACCCATGATACGGAAGTGACGCGGGAGTGGTACCAACAGACCCACGAGCGACAGCAAGAGCTAAACGTCATGGTGCTGGCCAGCAGCAGCACGGTGGTAATGCAGGATGAGTCGTTCCCAGCATGCAAGATTGAATTCTGA